In Triticum aestivum cultivar Chinese Spring chromosome 5B, IWGSC CS RefSeq v2.1, whole genome shotgun sequence, the following proteins share a genomic window:
- the LOC123116691 gene encoding L-gulonolactone oxidase 2: MKMTMSRAQKRAMESLLVVLSLGVLVQLAGCSPPPDPVMCTHGTSNCTITNTYGSFTDRTICRAAKVTYPRTEQELVAAVAAVASTKRKVRVATKHSHSIPKLACPGGDDGTIISTARLNRTVHVDAAKRLMTVESGMLLRDLVEVAAAAGLSLPHSPYWHGLTIGGLLSTGAHGSSLWGKGGAAHEYVVGLRIVTPAPASQGFAVVRELGAGHPDLQAAKVSLGVLGVISHVTLAMQPLFKRSVTLVKRDDSDFQEQVARWGHLHEFGDMTWLPLQGKVIYRQDDRVDVSTPGNGLYDLPLTRTRELIDARAAEERLQENGTDTARCEAARQQAAASERLNVFTNDGVSFTGYPVVGYQHRIQAFGTCFNSPEDGLLTSCAWDPRIRGFFNYNSGFSIPLSNAPAFIADMQRLRNLNPDSFCSSVDPNIGVLLRYVKASFAYLGKPEDSIGVDIIFYRSHTEGMPRAHADVVDEIEQMALHKYGGIPHWGKSRDFAFDGAIAKYPKVHEFLRVKDRYDPEGLFSNEWTDKVLGINGSPNIIKKRCAIEGLCICSTNSHCAPEQGYFCRPGKVYKEARVCSFFKNY, translated from the coding sequence atgaaaatgacAATGTCACGAGCGCAAAAAAGAGCAATGGAAAGTTTGCTGGTGGTTCTCTCACTAGGAGTCCTCGTCCAGCTCGCCGGCTGCAGCCCTCCGCCAGACCCGGTGATGTGCACGCATGGCACGTCCAACTGCACCATCACCAACACGTATGGCTCCTTCACGGACCGCACCATCTGCCGCGCGGCCAAGGTCACCTACCCGCGGACCGAGCAGGAGCTCGTCGCGGCCGTGGCCGCCGTGGCGTCCACAAAACGGAAGGTGAGGGTGGCCACCAAGCACTCCCACAGCATTCCCAAGCTGGCGTGCCCCGGCGGCGACGACGGCACCATCATAAGCACGGCGCGGCTCAACCGGACGGTGCACGTCGACGCAGCGAAGCGGCTCATGACGGTGGAGAGCGGCATGCTCCTCCGGGACCTGGTCGAGGTGGCTGCGGCCGCGGGGCTGTCCCTGCCGCACTCCCCGTACTGGCACGGCCTGACCATCGGGGGCCTCTTGAGCACGGGAGCGCACGGGAGCTCGCTGTGGGGGAAGGGAGGCGCCGCGCACGAGTACGTGGTCGGGCTGAGGATCGTAACTCCGGCGCCGGCGAGCCAGGGGTTCGCCGTGGTGAGGGAGCTCGGGGCTGGCCACCCGGACCTACAGGCGGCGAAGGTCTCCCTTGGGGTCCTCGGCGTCATCTCTCACGTGACTCTGGCCATGCAGCCGTTGTTCAAGCGGTCGGTGACGCTGGTGAAGCGCGACGACTCGGACTTTCAAGAGCAGGTGGCCAGGTGGGGTCACCTTCACGAGTTCGGCGACATGACGTGGCTGCCGCTCCAGGGCAAGGTGATCTACCGCCAGGACGACCGCGTCGACGTCTCCACCCCGGGCAACGGCCTCTACGACTTGCCCCTTACCCGCACCCGCGAGCTCATCGATGCAAGAGCCGCCGAAGAGCGGCTGCAGGAGAATGGCACCGACACCGCCCGGTGCGAGGCGGCGAGGCAGCAGGCGGCCGCGTCGGAGCGGCTGAATGTATTCACCAACGATGGCGTCTCCTTCACAGGATATCCGGTGGTGGGGTACCAGCACCGCATCCAGGCGTTCGGCACGTGCTTCAATAGCCCCGAGGATGGCCTCCTCACTTCCTGCGCCTGGGACCCGCGCATCCGAGGCTTCTTCAACTACAATTCCGGCTTCAGCATCCCGCTGTCCAACGCACCGGCATTCATAGCCGACATGCAACGTCTCCGGAACCTCAATCCGGACTCGTTTTGTTCTTCTGTCGACCCCAACATAGGCGTGCTCCTACGATATGTTAAGGCGTCATTCGCTTATCTTGGGAAGCCGGAGGACTCGATCGGTGTCGACATCATCTTTTATCGGAGCCACACCGAAGGCATGCCGCGTGCACATGCCGATGTGGTGGACGAGATCGAGCAGATGGCGTTGCATAAGTACGGCGGGATCCCGCACTGGGGTAAGAGCCGCGATTTCGCCTTCGATGGTGCCATCGCGAAGTACCCAAAAGTCCATGAGTTTCTTAGGGTGAAAGATAGATACGACCCAGAGGGGCTCTTCTCCAACGAGTGGACCGACAAGGTTCTCGGTATCAATGGAAGTCCCAACATCATCAAAAAACGTTGTGCCATTGAAGGACTTTGCATTTGCTCCACCAACTCACACTGTGCTCCGGAGCAAGGCTACTTTTGCAGGCCAGGAAAGGTGTATAAGGAGGCTCGTGTCTGCTCGTTCTTCAAGAATTATTAA